A part of Amyelois transitella isolate CPQ chromosome 12, ilAmyTran1.1, whole genome shotgun sequence genomic DNA contains:
- the LOC132902298 gene encoding uncharacterized protein LOC132902298, whose protein sequence is MFVVILYMLVVVYTRKMEWSQEKTIQFIECYRSYPLLWDSKDEFYKNKIKRHDALVEIAAKFEVEKVEVERKIKNLQSHFLREKKKEQDSKKSGSGADESFTSKWFAYKSLLFLSSRNKPRKTMDSQMIDYTAEDSLDSTTACTETSDECRKRSRNVGNVNEKISSAYSIMTEVYKNRSDKDEFSLFGDQVAVKLRKIYCPYARLTLQNKINTLLMEGELGVYDSYNYYRPDTSTSSATNDGTNNFVPDSDKQGYISINNNKPALIDNSQETQLSVPKVIAEEQSRDPLA, encoded by the exons ATGTTTGTGGTCATTTTGTACATGCTTGTCGTAGTATACACACGTAAAATGGAGTGGTCGCAGGAAAAAACAATCCAATTTATCGAGTGCTATCGGTCTTACCCGTTGTTATGGGATTCAAAAGAcgaattctataaaaataaaatcaaaagacATGATGCCTTAGTAGAAATTGCAGCAAAGTTTGAAGTCGAAAAAGTTGAAGTtgagagaaaaattaaaaacctcCAAAGTCATTTTTTAAgggaaaaaaagaaagaacaaGACAGCAAAAAGAGTGGATCTGGGGCCGATGAATCATTTACTTCGAAATGGTTCGCCtacaaatctttattatttttatcatccaGAAATAAACCTCGCAAGACTATGGATTCGCAAATG attgATTACACTGCTGAAGACAGCTTAGATAGTACGACTGCTTGCACTGAAACCTCAGATGAATGCCGAAAGCGTTCACGCAACGTGGGGAATGTCAACGAAAAAATTTCGAGTGCATATTCTATTATGACGGAGGTATACAAAAATCGGAGTGACAAAGATGAATTCTCCTTGTTCGGTGACCAAGTAGCTGTGAAGTTGAGAAAAATTTATTGTCCTTACGCAAGACTtactttgcaaaataaaataaatacccttCTAATGGAGGGGGAACTCGGAGTATACGACTCATATAATTACTATCGACCAGACACAAGTACCAGCTCTGCAACTAATGATGGTACTAATAACTTTGTGCCAGATTCTGACAAACAAGGATATATTtccataaataacaataaaccaGCTTTGATTGATAATTCTCAAGAAACGCAGCTTTCCGTTCCTAAAGTTATTGCAGAAGAACAATCACGTGATCCTTTAGCTTAA
- the LOC106142595 gene encoding uncharacterized protein LOC106142595, which produces MFKMEVQKYCQTLKKIKLLFEKLETPNYVMNNYYADAFINKLLDRSDPEIAQLATMPLMSDLIADSLSRSENYHISVKVFLTRLLGLASRKELHFAKMFALIGDNVAKNFKEIHSPSMNASLRVAFLEVALSLVRHFSGMMWLIRTGVWKDILMLVNEKRTVFVVRQVYQFVAKFMWALNDFGDVNNINIALTFILAPIQDIGLVNLNILSDENEIEICKKIEPMCHMLLAICSEKDRIRTASKLMNCLISECFIITNIGMFFGRLRSEETILMCAKIIFWATLSSIFQLKPLEEGVTYTQEDFLGLNAFYFNTLRFLIQRRNTKLVLEFCSACNMIWNMVWQNQKPFMNENDKKLEMQTQILFICVVPLMIWITMGRTTTEIMEEEIIVMHMKNIVNNIYSEHTMRAAYGIRDLMTETDVMSTVMQTVKMLTCLKTHLTDEQANIMFQSLFFVIKDYDPLKVTESDGEGYSECSEKIVVMCHVMEIILSLVKNYNITWNESLEVLCLYGVVHGILKKPNLPPKFVVVSLNVLALSVKKFLTPNLSLLLESTPGSAVYEIGSLINTKMNDLRWEVRDSALELLFVCTDLSYIKFPPFQKQIMEENLINVAAAIALNDYESYVQASALKCLGAASRVTSIWEQLKTEYPNIQEQILAILRTNSEGIVRKEACNVLCEIYQHVKLSAIAKHTLYEYMVSSALSDFHWEVQISALKFWRIVIQTLLTEQGMLDGTFPPVTFSKESRKIVTLNAAEIQKRLLKVLDELSSIGCLTVLVKLLNNDSETEIMELALNISLELLDILNKHKLRECIKPNEGDPITADDLICSIKEDDDSNDMETLPSYTERADNIIEGILKSDDINLLANIYDRHMSLQNSDSEQVKPKIRLLKSASPYLFVNHVTSKDFKAILEQNKQWKEGIRSLSSLLDDILGIYEVNEDVNSLDCY; this is translated from the exons ATGTTCAAAATGGAAGTTCAGAAATATTGTCAAactcttaagaaaataaagttgttatTTGAGAAACTTGAGACTCCCAATTATGTGATGAACAACTACTATGCCGACGCTTTTATCAACAAACTTTTGGATAGATCTGATCcag AAATAGCTCAGCTTGCGACCATGCCGCTTATGTCTGACTTGATAGCTGACTCATTAAGTCGGTCTGAAAACTACCACATTTCAGTGAAAGTATTCCTAACAAGACTTCTTGGTCTGGCTTCAAGGAAAGAACTTCATTTCGCTAAGATGTTCGCGCTAATCGGAGATAACGTCGCTAAGAATTTCAAAGAGATTCACTCGCCAAGCATGAACGCAAGCCTGAGGGTGGCTTTTCTGGAAGTGGCCCTTTCCCTCGTCAGACATTTTTCAGGCATGATGTGGTTGATAAGAACAGGAGTGTGGAAAGACATTTTGATGTTAGTCAACGAGAAGAGAACCGTGTTCGTCGTCCGGCAAGTCTACCAATTCGTTGCCAAATTCATGTGGGCATTAAATGATTTTGGCGATGTCAACAACATTAACATAGCTTTAACCTTTATCCTAGCCCCCATTCAAGATATCGGACTCGTCAATCTGAATATATTAAGCGATGagaatgaaattgaaatttgcaAGAAGATCGAACCGATGTGCCATATGCTGCTAGCTATTTGCAGTGAGAAAGATCGTATACGCACCGCAAGCAAACTCATGAATTGTCTTATATCAGAATGCTTCATTATCACCAATATAGGAATGTTTTTCGGCAGATTGCGATCCGAAGAGACTATACTCATGTGTGCTAAGATAATATTCTGGGCAACATTGAGCAGTATATTTCAGTTGAAGCCGCTAGAAGAAGGAGTTACGTATACTCAAGAGGACTTTCTCGGTTTGAACGCTTTTTATTTCAACACATTGAGATTTTTGATACAGAGGCGCAACACTAAGTTGGTTTTAGAGTTCTGCAGCGCATGCAACATGATATGGAATATGGTGTGGCAGAACCAAAAGCCCTTCATGAATGAGAATGACAAAAAGTTGGAGATGCAAACTCAGATATTGTTTATATGTGTGGTGCCGCTGATGATTTGGATAACTATGGGTAGGACGACTACAGAAATCATGGAGGAGGAGATTATTGTAATGCATATGAAGAATAttgtgaataatatttatagcgAGCATACGATGCGCGCCGCGTACGGTATAAGAGATCTCATGACGGAAACGGATGTCATGTCCACGGTGATGCAGACTGTCAAAATGCTGACGTGTTTAAAGACGCACCTAACAGATGAACAGGCTAACATAATGTTTCAATCGTTGTTCTTTGTTATAAAAGACTATGATCCGCTGAAAGTGACCGAGTCGGATGGTGAAGGGTATTCGGAGTGTTCGGAGAAGATTGTGGTGATGTGCCACGTGATGGAGATCATACTGTCGCTGGTGAAGAACTATAACATAACCTGGAATGAGAGCTTGGAGGTGCTGTGCCTGTATGGCGTCGTACATGGTATTCTCAAAAAGCCAAATTTGCCGCCAAAG TTCGTGGTGGTATCTCTAAACGTACTTGCGCTATCGGTAAAGAAGTTCCTAACTCCCAATCTCTCCCTGCTGCTGGAATCTACACCAGGCTCGGCTGTGTACGAGATTGGATCCCTTATCAACACTAAGATGAATGATTTACGCTGGGAAGTGAGGGATTCGGCGCTAGAGTTGTTATTTGTTTGCACGGACCTGTCTTATATAA aattcCCGCCGTTCCAGAAACAAATCATGGAGGAGAACCTCATCAATGTGGCCGCGGCTATCGCCCTGAACGATTACGAGTCATACGTGCAGGCTTCAGCCCTGAAGTGTTTGGGTGCAGCCAGCAGGGTCACCAGCATCTGGGAACAGTTGAAGACGGAGTACCCCAACATACAG GAACAAATACTAGCTATCCTAAGAACTAACTCCGAGGGCATTGTAAGAAAGGAGGCCTGTAATGTCCTGTGTGAGATCTACCAGCATGTAAAACTGTCTGCCATTGCGAAACATACACTATACGAGTACATGGTGTCATCAGCATTAAGCGATTTCCACTGGGAAGTCCAAATCAGCGCGTTGAAGTTCTGGAGAATCGTCATACAAACCCTACTCACAGAACAAGGCATGTTAGACGGGACCTTCCCACCCGTTACCTTCTCAAAGGAATCCCGCAAAATTGTCACATTAAATGCAGCTGAAATCCAAAAAAGACTACTAAAAGTCTTAGACGAACTATCCTCAATCGGTTGCCTCACCGTCTTGGTAAAATTGTTGAACAATGACAGCGAGACTGAAATCATGGAGCTGGCTCTGAACATATCGCTGGAACTTTTGGATATATTGAACAAACACAAGTTACGTGAATGTATAAAACCAAATGAAGGGGATCCGATCACAGCCGATGATCTAATTTGCTCTATCAAAGAGGACGATGATTCTAATGACATGGAAACCTTACCATCTTACACGGAAAGAGCTGATAATATCATTGAGGGCATATTAAAGTCGGATGATATAAACTTACTGGCGAACATATATGATCGTCACATGAGCTTACAGAATTCAGATTCTGAGCAAGTTAAACCTAAAATAAGACTGCTGAAGTCAGCGTCTCCATATTTGTTCGTGAACCACGTGACCAGTAAAGATTTTAAAGCTATTCTGGAGCAGAATAAGCAGTGGAAGGAAGGTATACGCAGTTTATCATCGCTCTTAGATGACATACTCGGTATCTACGAGGTGAATGAAGACGTGAATTCTTTAGATTGTTATTGA
- the LOC106142697 gene encoding BAG domain-containing protein Samui isoform X1 — protein sequence MESPVVVEKPPEYHGKGARDNERVFPFDEEDGSGAWSELAARHPDIAARLRQRPAAWARKRRPSSQDHTDDFGDEFGGFDRFPFDDIPPEFREHFPSRWNRRFAPRDEPDAQTHPQQPQQQQPPPQQQQPSTQQQTTSTQTEQNAGPAHDHTYLPQYGLRNTVDLGQKSPADPSLVDAEERSQRSMSAPPDHRANQTPSKMSDQNHHEQPHTESSNVRHIPIFVEGRDEPVINKNVDHGEPKQAYAPPPQPHVDREQYFADDGAAGFHAPTNFSRAFGTPFNTFRQGPPQPYAQQKVYPQTAYSNTSPRRSQSPKPHFPEKKFGNVPPMHHEFFKPAQKSQPPPQQRAPQQQPPPQPEPPQQHKQPTPPRQEPQPQQEQAPPQPKPQPANDPICQILSIQTDVLNLMTEVENFTGTKKDKKYIFLDEMLTRNLIKLDNIETDGKENIRQARKEAIRCIQKCIAVLEAKADNKNLSTPQPQEQPQEAPLDVEMKENSEAPKENAVAVTENGEVEMKEATKEEEKSEQQPEQQNGQPKAEEQSEPAPDNKENEQTQTVDTRPEENQAPEEPKAEKKKDDPKKPKAKNAKKRDKSKDNKPEVNNKQAEVMQVDDKGDKSESQTMEVDSAASQ from the exons atggaaTCTCCAGTAGTTGTTGAAAAACCACCCGAGTATCATGGAAAGGGAGCGAGGGATAATGAA CGCGTGTTCCCATTCGACGAGGAGGACGGGTCCGGCGCGTGGAGCGAGCTAGCGGCGCGGCACCCCGACATCGCGGCGCGGCTGCGACAGCGGCCCGCGGCCTGGGCCAGGAAGCGGCGGCCGTCCAGCCAGGACCACACTGACG ATTTTGGAGACGAATTCGGTGGCTTCGACAGATTTCCCTTCGACGACATCCCGCCGGAGTTCAGGGAACATTTCCCGTCACGTTGGAACCGACGGTTTGCTCCCCGTGACGAACCAGACGCGCAGACACATCCCCAGCAGCCACAACAGCAGCAGCCACCACCACAGCAACAGCAGCCGTCCACACAGCAACAAACTACCTCCACACAAACAGAACAGAACGCTGGTCCCGCGCACGACCACACATATTTACCACAATACGGACTCAGGAACACAGTAGATCTAGGACAAAAAAGCCCCGCGGACCCCAGCTTGGTTGATGCTGAGGAGCGAAGCCAGCGGTCTATGTCAGCGCCGCCCGACCACCGGGCGAACCAGACTCCCAGCAAAATGAGCGACCAGAACCACCACGAACAGCCACACACCGAGTCGTCCAATGTCAGACACATACCCATATTTGTGGAGGGCAGGGACGAGCCCGTGATCAACAAGAATGTCGACCACGGCGAGCCCAAGCAGGCGtacgcgccgccgccgcagcCGCACGTGGATCGAGAGCAGTACTTCGCGGACGACGGCGCGGCCGGTTTCCACGCGCCGACAAACTTCTCCAGAGCTTTTGGAACTCCTTTCAACACCTTCAGACAAGGCCCGCCGCAACCGTACGCCCAGCAGAAAGTGTATCCGCAAACTGCTTACTCCAACACCTCCCCGCGGAGATCTCAGTCGCCGAAACCTCACTTCCCTGAAAAGAAATTTGGAAACGTGCCGCCCATGCATCATGAATTCTTTAAACCGGCGCAGAAGAGTCAGCCGCCGCCGCAGCAGCGTGCGCCTCAACAGCAACCACCACCTCAACCGGAGCCTCCACAGCAACACAAGCAGCCGACCCCGCCGCGGCAGGAACCGCAGCCGCAGCAAGAACAGGCCCCTCCGCAACCCAAACCCCAGCCGGCCAACGATCCCATCTGCCAGATCCTCAGCATCCAGACTGACGTTCTGAACCTAATGACGGAGGTCGAGAACTTTACCGGTactaaaaaagacaaaaaatacattttcttaGATGAGATGCTGACGAGGAATCTCATTAAATTAGATAATATTGAAACTGACGGCAAGGAGAACATCAGGCAGGCAAGGAAGGAGGCGATCAGGTGTATACAGAAATGTATTGCGGTGCTTGAAGCGAAGGCGGATAACAAGAATCTGAGCACTCCTCAGCCGCAGGAACAGCCGCAAGAGGCGCCTCTGGACGTGGAAATGAAGGAGAATTCTGAAGCGCCAAAAGAGAACGCGGTAGCTGTCACTGAGAACGGCGAAGTTGAAATGAAGGAGGCCACCAAAGAGGAAGAGAAGAGTGAACAGCAGCCGGAGCAGCAGAATGGTCAGCCCAAAGCGGAGGAGCAATCTGAGCCCGCGCCCGATAACAAGGAAAACGAGCAGACACAGACAGTGGACACGCGACCAGAGGAAAACCAGGCCCCGGAGGAACCTAAAGCTGAAAAGAAAAAGGACGACCCAAAGAAACCCAAAGCCAAAAACGCGAAGAAACGCGACAAGAGCAAAGACAACAAGCCCGAAGTTAACAATAAGCAAGCCGAAGTGATGCAAGTGGACGACAAAGGCGACAAGTCGGAGTCACAGACTATGGAAGTGGACAGTGCTGCTAGTCAATAA
- the LOC106142697 gene encoding BAG domain-containing protein Samui isoform X2: MKRNRVFPFDEEDGSGAWSELAARHPDIAARLRQRPAAWARKRRPSSQDHTDDFGDEFGGFDRFPFDDIPPEFREHFPSRWNRRFAPRDEPDAQTHPQQPQQQQPPPQQQQPSTQQQTTSTQTEQNAGPAHDHTYLPQYGLRNTVDLGQKSPADPSLVDAEERSQRSMSAPPDHRANQTPSKMSDQNHHEQPHTESSNVRHIPIFVEGRDEPVINKNVDHGEPKQAYAPPPQPHVDREQYFADDGAAGFHAPTNFSRAFGTPFNTFRQGPPQPYAQQKVYPQTAYSNTSPRRSQSPKPHFPEKKFGNVPPMHHEFFKPAQKSQPPPQQRAPQQQPPPQPEPPQQHKQPTPPRQEPQPQQEQAPPQPKPQPANDPICQILSIQTDVLNLMTEVENFTGTKKDKKYIFLDEMLTRNLIKLDNIETDGKENIRQARKEAIRCIQKCIAVLEAKADNKNLSTPQPQEQPQEAPLDVEMKENSEAPKENAVAVTENGEVEMKEATKEEEKSEQQPEQQNGQPKAEEQSEPAPDNKENEQTQTVDTRPEENQAPEEPKAEKKKDDPKKPKAKNAKKRDKSKDNKPEVNNKQAEVMQVDDKGDKSESQTMEVDSAASQ, from the exons ATGAAGCGAAAT CGCGTGTTCCCATTCGACGAGGAGGACGGGTCCGGCGCGTGGAGCGAGCTAGCGGCGCGGCACCCCGACATCGCGGCGCGGCTGCGACAGCGGCCCGCGGCCTGGGCCAGGAAGCGGCGGCCGTCCAGCCAGGACCACACTGACG ATTTTGGAGACGAATTCGGTGGCTTCGACAGATTTCCCTTCGACGACATCCCGCCGGAGTTCAGGGAACATTTCCCGTCACGTTGGAACCGACGGTTTGCTCCCCGTGACGAACCAGACGCGCAGACACATCCCCAGCAGCCACAACAGCAGCAGCCACCACCACAGCAACAGCAGCCGTCCACACAGCAACAAACTACCTCCACACAAACAGAACAGAACGCTGGTCCCGCGCACGACCACACATATTTACCACAATACGGACTCAGGAACACAGTAGATCTAGGACAAAAAAGCCCCGCGGACCCCAGCTTGGTTGATGCTGAGGAGCGAAGCCAGCGGTCTATGTCAGCGCCGCCCGACCACCGGGCGAACCAGACTCCCAGCAAAATGAGCGACCAGAACCACCACGAACAGCCACACACCGAGTCGTCCAATGTCAGACACATACCCATATTTGTGGAGGGCAGGGACGAGCCCGTGATCAACAAGAATGTCGACCACGGCGAGCCCAAGCAGGCGtacgcgccgccgccgcagcCGCACGTGGATCGAGAGCAGTACTTCGCGGACGACGGCGCGGCCGGTTTCCACGCGCCGACAAACTTCTCCAGAGCTTTTGGAACTCCTTTCAACACCTTCAGACAAGGCCCGCCGCAACCGTACGCCCAGCAGAAAGTGTATCCGCAAACTGCTTACTCCAACACCTCCCCGCGGAGATCTCAGTCGCCGAAACCTCACTTCCCTGAAAAGAAATTTGGAAACGTGCCGCCCATGCATCATGAATTCTTTAAACCGGCGCAGAAGAGTCAGCCGCCGCCGCAGCAGCGTGCGCCTCAACAGCAACCACCACCTCAACCGGAGCCTCCACAGCAACACAAGCAGCCGACCCCGCCGCGGCAGGAACCGCAGCCGCAGCAAGAACAGGCCCCTCCGCAACCCAAACCCCAGCCGGCCAACGATCCCATCTGCCAGATCCTCAGCATCCAGACTGACGTTCTGAACCTAATGACGGAGGTCGAGAACTTTACCGGTactaaaaaagacaaaaaatacattttcttaGATGAGATGCTGACGAGGAATCTCATTAAATTAGATAATATTGAAACTGACGGCAAGGAGAACATCAGGCAGGCAAGGAAGGAGGCGATCAGGTGTATACAGAAATGTATTGCGGTGCTTGAAGCGAAGGCGGATAACAAGAATCTGAGCACTCCTCAGCCGCAGGAACAGCCGCAAGAGGCGCCTCTGGACGTGGAAATGAAGGAGAATTCTGAAGCGCCAAAAGAGAACGCGGTAGCTGTCACTGAGAACGGCGAAGTTGAAATGAAGGAGGCCACCAAAGAGGAAGAGAAGAGTGAACAGCAGCCGGAGCAGCAGAATGGTCAGCCCAAAGCGGAGGAGCAATCTGAGCCCGCGCCCGATAACAAGGAAAACGAGCAGACACAGACAGTGGACACGCGACCAGAGGAAAACCAGGCCCCGGAGGAACCTAAAGCTGAAAAGAAAAAGGACGACCCAAAGAAACCCAAAGCCAAAAACGCGAAGAAACGCGACAAGAGCAAAGACAACAAGCCCGAAGTTAACAATAAGCAAGCCGAAGTGATGCAAGTGGACGACAAAGGCGACAAGTCGGAGTCACAGACTATGGAAGTGGACAGTGCTGCTAGTCAATAA
- the LOC132902297 gene encoding uncharacterized protein LOC132902297 has product MWDEDDVLLISAAFVVIAGSLLRKPRRFWVRRGLQNRDNEDFLNRLQEDDCDVLNLEYRSNGGFKDFFKMSSSDFELLLQLIGPSINKNDTKWRTALTAKEKLGVTLRYYVSGDSFGSLMQTFKISQQSVSEIVPVVSQALITELKSFMQMPNTEEKWKNIAKGFNDKWNFPNCLGALDGKHVRIEAPFHSGTDYYNFKEYFSIVLMALVDSDYNILYANVGCQGRISDGGVFSNTILDNIETLNVPEDSELPGRPCRTPYVIITDNAFPLTERFIKPYTSLGKKGSKIRIFNYRLSRARRMVESTFGILSKVYGCFRRPFKLQPSKVTKVVMALLHLHNFLRRNDESRHLYEYYAFQGDRRNATNDVGINVGEAEETNAENANIEPIMLYNFSPGEIVRDEFAEYFCSHQGKVPWQNKY; this is encoded by the exons ATGTGGGACGAAGACGACGTGTTGTTAATTTCCGCAGCTTTTGTCGTTATTGCCGGCTCTTTACTACGAAAACCTCGAAGATTCTGGGTGCGAAGAGGCCTTCAAAATCGTGACAATGAAGATTTTCTTAATAGATTACAAGAAGATGACTGTGATGTGTTAAACTTAGAATACAGAAGCAACGGTGgattcaaagatttttttaaaatgtcaagTAGTGATTTTGAATTACTTCTTCAACTGATTGGACCatcaattaacaaaaatgataCAAAATGGAGAACTGCTTTAACTGCAAAAGAAAAACTCGGAGTTACTTTAAGATATTATGTATCTGGAGACTCATTTGGAAGTTTAATGCAGACATTCAAAATTTCACAGCAAAGTGTTTCTGAAATAGTACCTGTAGTAAGTCAAGCTTTAATCACAGAGTTGAAGAGCTTTATGCAG ATGCCAAATACCGAAGAAAAGTGGAAAAATATAGCAAAGGGTTTTAACGATAAATGGAACTTTCCGAATTGTCTCGGTGCGTTAGATGGGAAACATGTGCGAATTGAAGCACCATTTCACAGTGGCACTGATTACTACAATTTTAAAGAATACTTTAGTATTGTGTTAATGGCACTTGTAGATTCTGATTATAATATCCTGTATGCTAATGTTGGATGCCAAGGTCGAATATCAGACGGCGGAGTTTTTTCAAATACTATATTGGACAATATAGAAACATTGAATGTGCCAGAAGACAGTGAGCTTCCTGGGAGACCGTGCCGGACACCATACGTAATTATAACTGATAATGCATTTCCTTTAACAGAAAGATTTATTAAACCATACACATCTTTAGGGAAAAAGGGATCGAAAATTAGAATTTTCAATTATCGTTTGAGTCGAGCACGTCGGATGGTTGAAAGTACTTTCGGAATTTTAAGTAAAGTGTATGGGTGCTTTCGAAGACCGTTCAAATTACAACCTAGCAAAGTAACAAAGGTTGTGATGGCATTATTACATCTACACAATTTTCTCCGAAGAAATGATGAATCGAGGCATTTATACGAATACTACGCGTTTCAAGGTGATAGAAGAAATGCCACAAATGACGTGGGAATAAACGTAGGAGAGGCTGAAGAAACTAACGCTGAAAATGCAAATATTGAACCAATAATGCTGTACAATTTTTCGCCCGGTGAAATTGTCAGGGATGAATTTGCTGAGTATTTCTGCTCGCATCAAGGAAAAGTTCCTTggcaaaataagtattaa